CCGCACCAGGCTGGAGAGCGTAGTCACGCTGCCGACCGAGGATCGCGCGTTGGCCGAGCCGCGCTGCTGCTGCAACGCGACCGCAGGCGGCAAACCGTCGATCGCGTCGACCTCCGGAACCCCGGCCTGGTCGATCAGGCGACGGGCATAGGGCGCAACCGACTCCAGATAACGCCGCTGGGCTTCGGCATAGAGGGTGCCGAACGCGAGCGATGACTTGCCCGAGCCCGATATGCCGGTGAATACCACGAAGGCGTCGCGCGGTACATCGACGTCAATATTCTTGAGGTTATTCTGGCGCGCGCCGCGAACCTGCACGCAAGAGGGCGGCCCCGTATGACCATGATCGGTGGCCGGCGTCGTCGCGTGAATATCCTTGCTCTTCATTTCAGTCTTCCTGCCCTATACGCCCGTGCGGCCCGTGTTTCATCACAGTTGGGTAGCAGATGAATGCATCGCGACGCGTTGCCCATTTGCGAGAGCGCGCGTCATCATGGCCTGGGTCGGGCCATGATGACGGACGAATTGTCGATCCGGGCGCCTCGCGCCGCTTCGTAACGATGGGTCAGTAGTGAATGACCGAGCGGATCGACTTGCCTTCGTGCATCAATTGGAAGGCCTCGTTGATCTCCTCCAAACCCATCGTGTGGGTTACGAACGGGGCCAGATCGATATCGCCTCTCATCGCGTCCTCGACCATGCCGGGGAGCTGTGTCCGTCCCTTGACGCCGCCGAAAGCTGACCCCTTCCATACGCGGCCCGTGACGAGCTGGAATGGGCGGGTGGAGATTTCCTCGCCCGCGCCGGCAACGCCGATCACGATCGACTGACCCCAGCCACGGTGCGCTGATTCAAGCGCGGCGCGCATGACGTGGACGTTGCCGATGCACTCGAAGGTATGATCGATGCCCCAGCCCGTCATCTCGATCAGCACTTGCTGGATGGGCTTGTCATGGTCCTTGGGGTTGATGCACTCGGTCGCACCGAACTGGCGTGCCAGCTCGAACTTGGACGGATTGGTGTCGATGGCGATGATGCGACCCGCCTTCGCCTGGCGCGCACCCTGAATCGCCGCGAGGCCGATGCCGCCGAGTCCGAACACGGCGACCGAGTCTCCGGGCTGGACCTTGGCGGTATTATGGACTGCGCCGATGCCGGTCGTGACGCCGCAGCCGAGCAGGCAGACGTGTTCGGGGTTTGCCTCGGGATTGATCTTGGCGAGCGAGACTTCGGCGACGACAGTATATTCACTGAAGGTTGAACAGCCCATGTAATGATAGAGGGGCTGACCGTTGTACGAAAAGCGGGTGGTCCCATCGGGCATCAAGCCCTTGCCCTGCGTTTCGCGGACAGCGACGCACAGGTTGGTCTTGCCCGACAGGCAGAAGTCGCACTTGCCGCACTCGGCGGTGTAGAGCGGAATCACGTGATCGCCCGGCACGACGCTGGTGACGCCTTCACCGACCTCGACAACGATGCCCGCGCCCTCGTGGCCCAGAACCACCGGGAAAACACCCTCCGGATCACTCCCCTCCAGCGTGTACGCGTCGGTGTGGCACACACCGGTGTGCGTCACCCGTATGAGGACTTCGCCTTTCCGGGGTGGGGCGACATCGATCTCGACGATTTCGAGTGGCTTGCCCGCTTCGAAGGCTACAGCGGCGCGAGATTTCATGTTGGGATACCCTCGTTGAGTTAAACTGGTTGCTGGTGCAAGGCCGTTTGCGTCAGCGCAAATTTGTCGACATTCTCATACTGGCATGGGCGCCGATCGTCCGATCCTCTGTCGGTGAAGGGGCGGCGATCGCTTACTCTCCCCGGTATGCCGGTCAGACCGTAACGACGACCTTTCCGATCTGGTTGTTCGATTCGAGGAAGCGGTGAGCGTCCTGGATGGCGTCGAGCGGGAAAGTGCGCGCGATCCGCGGCTTGAGCGCGCCCGATTCCAGACCCGCCACGATGAACGCCTTGGCGCGATCGAGGGCGGCATCGTCCGAGACGATCTCGCTGTAGAGATACCCCTTGAGTGTTAGGCTCTTGCCCAGCACGGAGAACAACGGGAACGGCGTCGGTTCGCCGCTGAGCGCGCCATATTGGAGCAGGATGCCGCCGCGTGCCATGCTCTCGGTCAGCGGCTCGAACGACGGGCCTCCGACCGGATCGAGCACCACGCGCGCACCCTGACCATCGGTTATCTCCATCACCCTTGCTACCAGATCCTCTTCCCCGGTCGCGACGACATGATGTGCACCGGCATCGATCAGGGCCTGGCGCTTGGCGCCGGTACGCGTCGTCGCGATTACCGTCGCGCCGACCATCCGCGCAATCTGGAAGGCAGCAAGGC
The genomic region above belongs to Qipengyuania spongiae and contains:
- a CDS encoding zinc-dependent alcohol dehydrogenase family protein, translating into MSRIVRIHEYGDASVLRTEDVAVPAPAADEVQIAVKAIGINRAEVMFRNHAYLQEAEFPSRLGYEAAGTVAAVGADVTGFAEGQAVSVIPPLDIARWGTYGEVANVPARLVVKHPAALSFEEAAAVWMQYVTAWGALVEQAKLGEGDFVIVTAASSSVGLAAFQIARMVGATVIATTRTGAKRQALIDAGAHHVVATGEEDLVARVMEITDGQGARVVLDPVGGPSFEPLTESMARGGILLQYGALSGEPTPFPLFSVLGKSLTLKGYLYSEIVSDDAALDRAKAFIVAGLESGALKPRIARTFPLDAIQDAHRFLESNNQIGKVVVTV
- a CDS encoding S-(hydroxymethyl)glutathione dehydrogenase/class III alcohol dehydrogenase; protein product: MKSRAAVAFEAGKPLEIVEIDVAPPRKGEVLIRVTHTGVCHTDAYTLEGSDPEGVFPVVLGHEGAGIVVEVGEGVTSVVPGDHVIPLYTAECGKCDFCLSGKTNLCVAVRETQGKGLMPDGTTRFSYNGQPLYHYMGCSTFSEYTVVAEVSLAKINPEANPEHVCLLGCGVTTGIGAVHNTAKVQPGDSVAVFGLGGIGLAAIQGARQAKAGRIIAIDTNPSKFELARQFGATECINPKDHDKPIQQVLIEMTGWGIDHTFECIGNVHVMRAALESAHRGWGQSIVIGVAGAGEEISTRPFQLVTGRVWKGSAFGGVKGRTQLPGMVEDAMRGDIDLAPFVTHTMGLEEINEAFQLMHEGKSIRSVIHY